From Campylobacter anatolicus, one genomic window encodes:
- a CDS encoding restriction endonuclease subunit S produces the protein MNYIEKLIKEKCPNGVEFKPLGEVGKISMCKRILKSETNPKIGIPFYKIGTFGGEADAFISEEKFIEYKNKYSYPNKGDILISASGTIGKAVIFNGDPSYYQDSNIVWLAHNGNEVLNKYLYYFYSTNPWKIEQDGTIQRLYNRIIEQTKIPIPPMEIQNEIVKILDAFTKLEAELKARRRQYEFYRNSLLDFGSPKSPGGGGRV, from the coding sequence ATGAATTATATTGAAAAACTTATAAAAGAGAAATGTCCAAATGGAGTGGAGTTTAAACCACTTGGTGAAGTTGGCAAAATTTCAATGTGTAAGCGTATTTTAAAAAGTGAAACAAACCCAAAAATCGGAATTCCATTTTATAAAATAGGAACTTTTGGCGGTGAAGCTGATGCCTTTATTTCAGAAGAAAAATTTATAGAATATAAAAATAAATATTCTTATCCAAATAAAGGCGATATTTTAATTTCAGCTTCGGGAACTATTGGAAAAGCTGTTATTTTCAATGGTGACCCATCATACTATCAAGATTCAAATATTGTATGGTTGGCTCACAATGGAAACGAAGTTTTAAATAAATATTTATACTATTTTTATTCTACAAATCCGTGGAAAATAGAACAAGATGGAACAATACAAAGACTTTATAATAGAATTATAGAACAAACAAAAATCCCCATCCCACCTATGGAAATTCAAAACGAAATAGTAAAAATTCTTGACGCGTTTACAAAGCTAGAAGCAGAATTAAAAGCACGTCGCCGCCAATATGAGTTTTATAGAAATTCTCTTTTAGATTTTGGTTCACCTAAATCCCCAGGGGGGGGGGGCAGAGTTTAA
- a CDS encoding restriction endonuclease subunit S, producing MEEKELSDDYKFEVYHGSSDTILGYYNDFNVEANSVIVVNTGGIGGVKFLSYKFWCSDGCFNISGNEILSAKFIYYFLDTKTDYFISNKRVGGVPTIDKKIIENLQIPIPPLEKQREIVEILDKFSELTTDLQSGLPAEISARHKQYEYYRDKLLKF from the coding sequence ATAGAGGAAAAAGAGTTAAGCGATGATTATAAATTTGAAGTTTATCATGGTAGTTCTGACACAATACTAGGCTATTATAACGACTTTAATGTAGAAGCTAATAGTGTTATTGTTGTAAATACTGGCGGTATAGGTGGAGTTAAATTTTTATCATATAAATTTTGGTGTTCTGATGGTTGCTTTAATATATCTGGTAACGAGATTTTATCTGCTAAATTTATATATTATTTTTTAGATACAAAAACAGATTATTTTATATCAAATAAACGAGTCGGCGGAGTGCCTACTATAGATAAAAAAATAATTGAAAATTTACAAATCCCCATCCCACCACTTGAAAAACAGCGTGAAATAGTTGAAATTTTAGATAAATTTAGCGAACTTACTACAGATTTACAAAGTGGCTTACCTGCTGAAATTTCAGCTAGGCATAAACAATACGAGTATTATAGAGACAAACTTTTAAAGTTTTAA
- a CDS encoding TRAP transporter substrate-binding protein: protein MKKFAVFALSILLAISAIAAEKYKLKLATTYDVSMPVLGKAPKLFKDLVENMSNGRVEVRIDYPAKHKAQFAIFDMVKSGQYDVGYTAGYFYKGKDAKLMLFTTVPFGMNTAEQNAWFEYGGGKELSKKVFDQYNIVSFRGGNAGMQMGGWFKKEIKTLDDLKGLKIRIPGLGGEIMAKLGANINTIPIGELYMALEMGTIDAVEWVNPAADINFGFEKVAKYYYTGWQEPSSENNFYLNKKLFDGMPKDIQTIIQAAAMVVADDVYNEFYAKNAQNLDKISKEHPDVKIATFPPEILTALKNATNEVLDELSSKDPIFKEILTSQREFLRISREWTQTADFAYIKGNIEQK, encoded by the coding sequence ATGAAAAAATTTGCTGTTTTTGCACTAAGCATACTACTTGCAATATCGGCTATTGCAGCAGAAAAATACAAGCTAAAACTCGCTACAACTTATGATGTCAGTATGCCAGTCTTAGGTAAAGCACCAAAGCTTTTTAAGGATCTTGTGGAAAATATGAGCAACGGACGTGTCGAAGTCAGGATTGATTATCCAGCTAAACACAAAGCTCAATTTGCGATATTTGATATGGTAAAAAGTGGTCAGTATGACGTTGGATACACGGCTGGGTATTTTTATAAAGGCAAAGACGCAAAACTTATGCTATTTACGACAGTGCCGTTTGGTATGAATACTGCCGAACAAAATGCTTGGTTTGAATACGGAGGTGGCAAAGAGCTTTCAAAAAAGGTTTTTGATCAATACAACATCGTATCGTTTCGCGGTGGTAATGCTGGTATGCAAATGGGCGGATGGTTTAAAAAAGAGATAAAAACACTCGATGATTTAAAGGGATTAAAGATACGCATACCAGGGCTTGGCGGTGAGATAATGGCAAAACTTGGTGCAAATATCAACACAATCCCTATTGGTGAGCTATATATGGCACTTGAAATGGGGACGATAGATGCAGTTGAATGGGTTAATCCAGCAGCAGATATAAATTTTGGCTTTGAAAAAGTAGCAAAATACTACTACACAGGTTGGCAAGAGCCTTCAAGTGAAAATAATTTTTATCTAAATAAAAAGCTTTTTGATGGTATGCCAAAGGACATACAAACTATCATACAAGCAGCTGCTATGGTCGTTGCAGACGATGTTTATAACGAATTTTATGCTAAAAATGCACAAAATCTTGATAAAATTTCAAAAGAACATCCAGACGTAAAGATAGCGACATTTCCACCAGAAATTTTAACTGCTCTTAAAAATGCAACAAATGAAGTGTTAGATGAGCTTAGCTCAAAGGATCCAATATTTAAAGAGATATTAACATCGCAGCGAGAATTTTTAAGGATAAGTCGTGAATGGACACAAACTGCTGACTTTGCATACATTAAAGGAAATATAGAGCAAAAATAG
- a CDS encoding fumarate hydratase yields the protein MRVVHCDEITKVVSELCKKACYVVTPDMRAAFVKAEANESSPIGKDIIGKILQNADLATKGVAPLCQDTGMTVVFVQVGQDVHIEGGYIEDAINAGVADGYVGGYLRKSVVAEPLFERKNTTNNTPAVIHTRIVPGDKIKILVAPKGFGSENKSILKMLVPADGLEGVKKVFLEAVKLAGPNACPPMVVGVGIGGTMEKAALLAKQAAVRPVDSRNVDERYAKLEDELLELARATGVGPQGLGGDNTAVKVNIEFYPTHIAGLPVAININCHAARHADAQI from the coding sequence ATGAGAGTAGTTCATTGTGATGAGATCACAAAAGTTGTAAGCGAACTTTGCAAAAAAGCCTGTTATGTTGTTACGCCTGATATGCGTGCGGCATTTGTAAAGGCTGAAGCAAATGAAAGCTCACCTATTGGCAAAGACATAATTGGTAAAATTTTGCAAAATGCCGATCTTGCTACAAAAGGCGTAGCACCACTTTGCCAAGATACTGGTATGACAGTAGTGTTTGTACAAGTTGGTCAAGATGTACATATAGAGGGCGGATACATAGAAGATGCCATAAACGCTGGTGTTGCAGATGGATATGTAGGCGGATACCTACGAAAGTCAGTTGTTGCTGAGCCACTTTTTGAGCGTAAAAATACTACAAATAACACTCCAGCGGTCATTCACACTCGCATAGTTCCAGGCGATAAGATAAAAATTCTAGTCGCCCCAAAAGGCTTTGGTAGCGAAAATAAGTCAATTTTAAAAATGCTCGTCCCAGCCGATGGCTTAGAGGGCGTTAAGAAAGTGTTTTTAGAGGCAGTAAAACTAGCTGGTCCAAATGCTTGTCCTCCTATGGTTGTGGGTGTAGGTATTGGTGGTACGATGGAGAAGGCGGCACTTTTAGCAAAACAAGCAGCTGTTCGCCCAGTAGATAGTCGAAATGTAGACGAGAGATACGCAAAGCTTGAAGATGAGTTGCTTGAACTAGCTCGTGCAACAGGAGTTGGGCCTCAAGGCTTGGGTGGTGATAATACCGCAGTTAAAGTAAATATAGAGTTTTATCCTACCCATATAGCGGGGTTGCCAGTGGCGATAAACATCAACTGTCACGCAGCCAGACATGCTGATGCACAGATATAG